One genomic region from Sphingobacterium sp. UGAL515B_05 encodes:
- a CDS encoding histidine kinase — protein sequence MNMTTEISNIIILLLLTIVAVILALYLFLRQKYRKLEVENRQQKELFNRMDNQKIEHFHRAQLNPHLLKNSLNGILSHAYQTYYTMDKLAMVLDYVLYESEDELVSPKAEIEFARNLIEINKVKLSPLFDIRVKFDIDELNSSLLNTPSLVPLMSVDLIENAFKHADFHGPDSFISIMLTFKNGLLELIVSNRISKRSPLQKAKSGIGSKTLEERLMLYYPGRHQLRRFVENDVYTANLQIRLYAD from the coding sequence ATGAACATGACGACTGAGATCTCGAATATAATCATTCTGTTATTGCTGACTATTGTTGCTGTAATATTGGCTTTGTACCTCTTCTTAAGACAAAAATACCGGAAACTTGAGGTAGAAAATAGACAACAAAAAGAGCTTTTTAATCGTATGGACAATCAAAAGATAGAACATTTTCATCGGGCTCAATTAAATCCGCATTTGCTTAAAAATTCGTTAAACGGAATACTTTCGCATGCTTATCAAACCTATTATACGATGGACAAATTGGCCATGGTGTTAGACTACGTTTTATACGAAAGTGAAGATGAACTTGTTTCACCGAAGGCTGAAATTGAATTTGCACGTAATCTTATTGAGATAAATAAAGTAAAACTGAGCCCCTTATTTGATATCCGCGTTAAATTTGACATTGATGAACTAAATAGTTCCTTGTTGAATACACCTTCATTGGTTCCTTTGATGTCTGTGGATTTAATTGAAAACGCATTTAAACATGCAGATTTCCATGGCCCTGATTCTTTTATTTCTATCATGCTGACCTTTAAGAATGGTTTGCTGGAGCTCATTGTAAGCAATCGAATTTCAAAACGTTCACCCCTACAAAAGGCCAAAAGTGGAATAGGCAGCAAAACTTTGGAAGAGCGGCTCATGTTGTACTATCCCGGTAGACATCAACTGCGGCGGTTTGTAGAAAACGATGTCTATACTGCCAACCTTCAAATCAGATTGTATGCGGATTGA
- a CDS encoding thiolase family protein — MSKSVFIVAAKRTPIGSFGGALSSISAPSLAAQVVGAVVDEAGISRDIVDEIIIGAVLQADLGQAPARQVARLAGLSDHTAATTLNKVCASGMKAIAVAAQSILLGDADIVIAGGMESMSRVPYYTNSMRWGAKFGAQSLVDGLQRDGLSDAYSNDAMGMFAELCAEKYHIGREAQDAYAISSYKRSLDAWQKNKFLNEVQPITIQSRKGDVVVSRDEEFSQVNFDKIPELKPAFKKEGTVTAANASTISDGAAAVLLMSGEKLEELGLVPLAEIIAYADAEQAPEWFTTTPSVATEKVLKKAGLTLEDIDYFEYNEAFSVVALVNAQILGLPMNKVNVYGGAVSLGHPLGCSGARIVVTLSSILRQEGGSVGLAAICNGGGGASAMIIKKI; from the coding sequence ATGTCAAAGAGTGTATTTATCGTTGCAGCGAAACGCACACCAATTGGAAGTTTTGGGGGTGCCTTGTCATCTATTTCGGCGCCAAGTCTCGCGGCCCAGGTTGTTGGGGCTGTAGTTGATGAGGCGGGTATTTCCCGCGATATAGTGGATGAGATTATTATTGGTGCTGTTTTGCAAGCTGATTTGGGACAAGCGCCTGCCCGACAGGTAGCGCGGTTAGCAGGTTTGTCGGATCATACCGCTGCAACTACCCTTAATAAAGTATGTGCTAGTGGAATGAAAGCAATAGCTGTTGCTGCGCAAAGTATTCTATTGGGAGATGCTGATATAGTGATTGCTGGTGGGATGGAGAGCATGAGTAGGGTGCCATATTATACGAATAGTATGCGTTGGGGAGCCAAATTTGGAGCCCAGAGTCTGGTTGATGGTTTACAACGTGATGGTTTGAGCGATGCTTATTCGAATGATGCAATGGGAATGTTTGCAGAGTTGTGTGCCGAGAAATATCATATTGGCCGTGAAGCACAGGATGCTTATGCGATAAGTTCCTATAAAAGAAGCCTAGACGCGTGGCAAAAAAATAAGTTTTTAAACGAGGTTCAACCTATAACGATACAAAGTCGTAAAGGAGACGTCGTCGTTTCGCGGGACGAAGAGTTTTCGCAGGTCAATTTTGATAAGATACCCGAGCTTAAGCCTGCCTTTAAAAAAGAGGGGACTGTAACTGCCGCAAACGCATCGACAATAAGTGATGGGGCTGCTGCGGTGCTGCTCATGTCTGGCGAGAAATTGGAAGAGCTTGGACTTGTCCCCTTAGCAGAGATTATTGCTTATGCTGATGCTGAACAGGCTCCGGAATGGTTTACGACTACACCGAGTGTAGCCACAGAAAAGGTGTTAAAAAAAGCGGGATTGACACTAGAAGACATTGATTATTTTGAATATAATGAAGCTTTTTCCGTGGTGGCTTTGGTGAATGCACAAATTTTAGGTTTACCCATGAACAAAGTAAATGTTTATGGAGGAGCGGTATCTTTAGGGCATCCATTGGGATGTTCGGGCGCTAGAATTGTTGTAACACTCAGCAGCATATTAAGACAGGAGGGGGGATCAGTGGGACTGGCAGCGATATGTAATGGTGGCGGTGGTGCCTCGGCAATGATTATTAAGAAGATTTGA
- a CDS encoding acyl-CoA dehydrogenase family protein, which produces MQTIKFTAEHQIFRDTLRTFIRKEITPYVDDWEKRGEIDRNVWKKMGDMGLMGLNYPEVYGGLELDFYYSLILCEELSYCFSGGFTISALVIQFMSAPYLLKYGSEDLKVRYLKPVIAGDMVSAVAITEPGAGSDVKQIKTTAVRDGDFYIVNGSKTFITNGYYGDFFITAVKTASDQGTKGISLLLIDRNATGVSSSKINKLGWHASDTAELGFNNVRVPISHLIGLEGEGFRYLMDGLQLERLTAAIHSLATAESAFQYTLDYIAQREAFGKKIQEFQTIRHRIAQMAADIATTKAFVYHCCDLQDLDEYAVQECSIAKLQASELAVNVVNQCLQLFGGYGFTEDYKIARLYRDVRVGTIIGGTSEIMLEIIAKMTIDHVTYQSGKSKQ; this is translated from the coding sequence ATGCAGACAATCAAGTTTACAGCTGAACATCAGATTTTTCGCGATACACTTCGCACATTTATTCGAAAAGAAATTACACCCTACGTCGATGATTGGGAAAAACGGGGCGAGATCGACCGAAATGTGTGGAAGAAAATGGGTGATATGGGGTTGATGGGACTCAATTACCCAGAAGTGTATGGTGGACTAGAACTCGATTTTTATTATTCCTTAATACTCTGCGAAGAATTATCCTATTGTTTTTCTGGAGGATTTACCATTTCGGCGCTTGTCATTCAGTTTATGTCGGCTCCGTACCTACTGAAATATGGATCAGAAGATCTGAAAGTGCGCTACCTTAAACCGGTTATTGCCGGTGATATGGTCAGTGCTGTTGCTATTACTGAACCCGGGGCTGGTTCTGACGTAAAGCAAATCAAAACAACAGCTGTCCGGGATGGTGATTTTTATATTGTCAACGGATCTAAAACATTTATTACCAACGGTTATTATGGTGATTTCTTTATTACAGCAGTCAAAACTGCTTCTGACCAGGGAACAAAAGGTATAAGCTTATTACTTATTGACAGAAATGCAACTGGAGTCTCGTCAAGCAAAATCAATAAATTAGGCTGGCACGCCTCTGACACTGCGGAGCTAGGGTTTAATAACGTACGAGTCCCTATTTCTCATCTCATCGGCTTAGAGGGAGAAGGATTTCGCTATTTAATGGATGGACTTCAATTGGAAAGGCTTACCGCAGCTATTCATAGTCTCGCTACCGCAGAATCGGCATTTCAGTATACACTTGATTATATCGCACAACGTGAAGCCTTTGGAAAAAAAATCCAGGAATTTCAAACAATACGGCACCGAATCGCACAAATGGCAGCAGATATCGCTACCACGAAAGCCTTTGTCTACCATTGTTGTGATCTCCAGGACCTAGACGAATATGCTGTCCAAGAATGTTCCATAGCGAAGCTACAAGCGAGTGAGCTCGCCGTCAATGTTGTAAACCAATGTCTCCAATTATTTGGTGGTTATGGGTTTACAGAAGATTATAAAATCGCACGTTTATATCGCGATGTCCGTGTCGGCACAATCATCGGGGGAACCTCAGAAATCATGCTTGAAATTATCGCGAAAATGACAATAGATCATGTGACTTATCAATCAGGAAAGTCCAAACAATAG
- a CDS encoding 3-hydroxyacyl-CoA dehydrogenase NAD-binding domain-containing protein, protein MDENKSYMTHTLFRVEQDNHHIITIHPISTAAPEQLDIIDYLTQFVDLVTFILEREDTIGVVYSCPIQDKKIEYTQLFEQFSSSRSRPSDLYKLTSKVLHWETFKKPIVSLVSDNCTAIALATMLWSNCRIASEKLLFGFPESKYGLFTAFGTTIYLPALIGTENALNLLTQSKLLSSEEAHKLGLINELTQNPSDSLSLAINWILNLPSTNAGHHTEQMDELTPEAILTIQKKARGLYPGTNAVIELLQRRLLCTPFEAAEKEANLYLQVLNRPEPLSMVRTLHYAVQLAKSPNRIKHIGDYSPKKIGILGAGMMGSGIAYEAARAGIEVALKDVTLPQAERGKAYSSQVCEKLLALGAMTPSQREQLLARIKPTNQVDDLYGSDCIIEAVFEDFHLKAEVTKESLPYLDENGFFATNTTSLPITELAKATNDPKNFIGMHFFSPVDRMPLVEIICGKQTEQKTLEKALSTALRLNKIPIVVQDGPGFFTSRIFFNYLLEGITMVLEGISPTLVEEEAMAAGFAVGPLAVLDEISLELMLHVYDQLPQLHASQKRAYNNLKDMVDQGRKGKKSSAGFYDYDIETKKKTIWKNPVIAAAKENVTPSIIRKRLLHVMALDSYRCLAEGVLNQPIDGDIGSILGVGYASYTGGVFGHIDRTTLPIFIAECEDFQAKGEQWEIPESLRELAKKNFRFYSGFDSNWR, encoded by the coding sequence ATGGATGAAAATAAATCTTATATGACCCACACGCTCTTTCGTGTAGAACAGGATAATCATCACATCATTACAATCCATCCTATATCGACAGCAGCTCCCGAGCAGTTGGATATTATAGACTATCTCACGCAATTTGTTGATTTGGTTACGTTCATTCTCGAACGGGAAGATACCATAGGTGTCGTATACAGCTGCCCGATTCAAGACAAAAAAATCGAATATACCCAATTATTTGAGCAGTTTTCTTCAAGCCGCTCAAGACCTTCGGACTTATACAAGCTTACATCAAAAGTATTGCATTGGGAAACGTTTAAAAAACCCATTGTATCTCTTGTTTCAGACAATTGTACAGCTATTGCCTTAGCGACCATGCTGTGGTCTAATTGTCGTATTGCCTCCGAAAAACTTCTGTTTGGCTTTCCGGAGAGTAAGTATGGTTTGTTTACAGCTTTTGGTACAACGATCTATTTACCAGCGTTGATAGGTACTGAAAATGCCCTAAATCTGCTGACACAAAGCAAACTTCTGAGCAGTGAAGAAGCCCATAAACTTGGCTTAATCAATGAATTGACGCAGAATCCCAGCGATAGCCTATCACTGGCAATAAACTGGATACTTAATCTACCCAGTACCAATGCTGGCCATCACACAGAACAAATGGACGAATTGACGCCCGAGGCAATTCTCACCATCCAAAAAAAAGCACGCGGTTTATACCCCGGTACAAACGCAGTTATTGAATTATTACAAAGAAGACTATTATGTACACCGTTTGAGGCCGCCGAAAAGGAAGCAAATTTATACCTGCAAGTCTTAAATCGCCCCGAGCCACTCAGCATGGTCCGTACACTTCATTACGCTGTCCAATTGGCAAAATCACCCAACAGAATAAAACATATTGGGGACTATAGCCCAAAAAAAATAGGCATACTGGGCGCCGGAATGATGGGCTCGGGAATTGCTTATGAGGCCGCCAGAGCAGGAATAGAAGTTGCTTTAAAAGACGTTACACTTCCCCAAGCCGAACGGGGCAAAGCTTATTCTAGCCAGGTTTGTGAAAAATTACTGGCTTTAGGGGCCATGACCCCATCACAACGGGAGCAATTGCTTGCACGCATAAAACCAACTAACCAAGTCGATGACCTTTATGGATCTGACTGCATTATTGAAGCTGTATTTGAAGATTTTCATCTAAAGGCTGAGGTGACAAAAGAAAGCCTACCCTATTTAGACGAAAATGGCTTTTTCGCTACAAATACCACTTCATTGCCTATTACTGAGCTTGCTAAAGCAACCAACGATCCTAAAAATTTTATAGGGATGCATTTCTTTTCCCCTGTTGACCGCATGCCCCTTGTCGAAATCATCTGCGGTAAACAAACTGAGCAAAAAACCTTAGAGAAAGCACTTAGCACAGCTTTACGCCTCAATAAAATTCCAATAGTCGTGCAGGATGGTCCGGGCTTTTTCACCTCGCGTATTTTCTTCAATTATTTACTCGAAGGTATTACAATGGTACTGGAAGGCATCTCACCGACACTGGTCGAAGAGGAAGCGATGGCTGCAGGATTTGCCGTGGGCCCATTGGCAGTATTGGATGAGATATCATTGGAATTGATGCTCCATGTTTATGATCAACTCCCACAACTTCATGCCAGTCAAAAGCGCGCTTACAATAACCTCAAAGATATGGTTGATCAAGGGAGAAAAGGAAAAAAATCAAGCGCCGGGTTCTACGATTATGACATTGAAACCAAAAAGAAAACCATTTGGAAAAACCCTGTAATTGCAGCTGCAAAAGAAAATGTAACACCTTCAATTATCCGGAAACGGTTGTTGCATGTCATGGCATTGGACAGCTATCGGTGTCTCGCAGAAGGCGTACTCAATCAACCCATCGATGGCGATATTGGTTCTATTTTAGGTGTAGGGTATGCATCCTATACAGGTGGCGTATTTGGACATATCGACCGCACAACGCTTCCTATTTTCATTGCGGAATGCGAAGACTTTCAGGCCAAAGGTGAGCAATGGGAAATACCAGAATCTTTAAGAGAACTGGCAAAAAAGAATTTCAGATTTTATAGTGGTTTTGACTCAAATTGGCGATAG
- a CDS encoding LytR/AlgR family response regulator transcription factor, producing MRIERNLKCILLDDEIPSLRFLKMLCEQIPGVEVVKTFNEPAALLREYRSLSFDFCILDIEMPEFNGFDVARELKDFPIVFSTAYKQYASDAFDINAVDYMRKPLSLQRLQQAIMKVEQLISKRAETVQFAQFNTNKGKTVLYFEQINYVQIAEVDSRDKTVYLADGSFILLKNISFDKLMEILPEQDFIRINKKEVIATKIVKFFSADEIISNLSDDQDLPLLFNLGESYKKMFFEKFS from the coding sequence ATGCGGATTGAAAGAAATTTGAAATGTATTCTTTTGGATGATGAAATACCAAGCTTGAGGTTTCTGAAAATGCTCTGTGAGCAAATTCCAGGGGTAGAGGTGGTGAAAACCTTTAATGAACCAGCAGCATTGTTGAGAGAATACCGTTCACTAAGTTTTGATTTTTGTATTCTGGATATTGAAATGCCGGAATTTAATGGATTTGATGTCGCCAGAGAACTCAAGGATTTTCCGATCGTGTTTTCTACCGCATATAAACAATATGCGAGCGATGCTTTTGATATTAATGCTGTAGATTACATGCGTAAACCACTTTCTCTGCAACGTCTTCAACAGGCCATTATGAAGGTGGAGCAGCTAATCAGCAAGCGAGCTGAAACTGTCCAGTTTGCGCAATTTAATACAAATAAAGGAAAAACAGTATTGTATTTCGAACAGATTAACTATGTGCAAATAGCTGAAGTAGACAGCCGCGATAAAACAGTTTATTTGGCAGATGGTTCGTTTATTTTATTGAAAAATATAAGCTTTGATAAGCTGATGGAGATCTTGCCTGAACAGGATTTTATCCGTATCAATAAAAAAGAAGTCATTGCAACCAAGATCGTCAAGTTTTTCTCCGCGGATGAAATTATAAGCAATTTGTCGGACGACCAAGATCTACCACTTCTTTTTAATTTGGGCGAATCGTACAAGAAAATGTTTTTCGAGAAATTCAGTTGA